In one window of Chryseobacterium sp. JV274 DNA:
- a CDS encoding SusC/RagA family TonB-linked outer membrane protein — MKMKLILSTAVLFFVGGHLVEAQKTKRDTIPQDTKIDEIVVVAYGSQKRETMVGSNTEVKAKQFADRPITSIGQALDGASAGVKVSTGTGQPGSSPSIQIRGIGSYGITTNPLYVVDGTIYTGSLAAINPNDIASFNILKDAASTSLYGSAAANGVVLITTKSGRKGKDAFNFSMSTGAVGRSIPEYDRINVYQYYPLIWESIRNGRMTSIPGTTITDANAYATAQLISGVLKTNVFNVPDNQLVVNGVLNPDAKLKYTDLDWQKPLMNTGFRQNYELNYSGGSNTTTYFSSVGYTNETGYLIKSDFERFTARLKVDSQVKSWLKLGTSISGVSSNGNNSVEGVDNNSAYINPYRWTRTMGPIYSPYAHDPNTFATLYDSAGNIVYDPGSARGADAAAGRNVIQETLLNKDLSKNYYIISRAYAEIKVDPYLTLSTNVGYDIRNNRRSTYGNKIIGDAAPGGSAEKYSFTEQTFTWNQLLNYKRKFNDHNFEFLLGHESYKFMYEYLYGYKKGQIVDDNDELINFVTPATLTSRTDNYRKEGVFSRLNYDYKSKYLLSGSIRWDGSSRFAKDVRWDSFWSVGAGWRIKGEEFLSNSNLVSELKLRGSYGEVGNDRTDSYYMYKSTYTLGYNNAQEPGILFGFLADPTITWEANKQTDVGIDFGFLNNRITGSVEYYNRVTEDLIFPVPLPVSAGVPDNTISRNVGTMYNRGFEFSINADVIKTQNFTWNINANASTLKNQVTELTDGITEIINGTKKVSVGHSIYDYWLRQWYGVDPADGSPLFLVADAFANTTAADIRTVNGQKVTTNFNKAKYDYSGTAIPDLFGSFGTAITYKQWSLSAMFTYQLGGKTYDSNYAALMSAYSQGGALSTDILDRWTTPGQITDVPALNSSTYTSSNAGNSSRWLVSSDFITLRQATLSYSFAPETLSQLGVSGLRILVSGENLWSKTARKGLEPAQAANGTASNRYTPARVVTIGFNVSF, encoded by the coding sequence ATGAAAATGAAATTAATATTGAGTACTGCTGTGCTGTTCTTTGTAGGGGGACATCTGGTGGAGGCTCAAAAAACAAAACGTGACACAATACCGCAGGATACTAAGATTGATGAGATCGTTGTGGTAGCTTATGGAAGCCAGAAAAGGGAAACTATGGTAGGTTCCAATACCGAAGTAAAAGCTAAACAATTTGCAGACCGGCCCATAACGAGTATCGGACAAGCTTTAGACGGAGCGAGTGCCGGGGTTAAAGTAAGTACCGGTACAGGACAGCCGGGAAGTTCGCCAAGTATTCAAATCCGTGGAATAGGTTCTTATGGTATTACAACAAATCCTTTATATGTAGTAGATGGGACTATATATACCGGTTCTCTTGCTGCTATCAATCCCAATGATATTGCTTCATTCAATATCCTGAAAGATGCTGCCTCTACCTCGTTGTATGGTTCTGCAGCCGCTAATGGAGTTGTTTTGATTACCACAAAATCAGGTAGAAAAGGAAAAGATGCTTTCAACTTTAGTATGAGTACCGGAGCGGTAGGAAGATCAATCCCGGAATATGACAGAATAAATGTTTATCAATATTATCCGCTTATCTGGGAGTCAATAAGAAATGGCAGAATGACCTCAATACCTGGTACGACTATAACTGATGCGAATGCTTATGCTACAGCACAGTTGATTTCCGGAGTTTTGAAAACCAATGTTTTTAATGTCCCTGATAATCAGTTAGTAGTCAATGGTGTTTTAAATCCTGATGCTAAACTTAAATATACAGATTTAGACTGGCAGAAACCTTTGATGAATACGGGTTTCAGACAGAATTATGAGTTGAATTACAGTGGAGGGAGTAATACAACGACATACTTTTCTTCAGTAGGATATACCAATGAAACAGGATATCTTATCAAATCAGATTTTGAAAGATTTACAGCAAGATTGAAAGTAGATTCACAAGTTAAAAGCTGGTTGAAATTAGGAACAAGTATCAGTGGAGTATCTTCTAATGGAAACAATTCCGTGGAAGGTGTGGATAATAATTCCGCTTATATCAACCCATACAGATGGACAAGAACGATGGGGCCTATTTACAGTCCTTATGCTCATGATCCTAATACATTTGCAACCCTTTATGACAGTGCAGGGAACATCGTATATGATCCGGGAAGTGCCAGAGGTGCTGATGCAGCGGCGGGAAGAAACGTAATTCAGGAAACGCTTTTAAATAAAGATCTTTCTAAAAATTACTACATCATTTCCAGAGCCTATGCTGAAATCAAAGTAGATCCGTATCTTACTTTATCTACCAATGTAGGGTACGACATCAGAAATAACAGAAGAAGTACCTATGGAAATAAAATTATCGGAGATGCAGCTCCGGGAGGTTCAGCAGAGAAGTATAGCTTTACGGAGCAGACTTTTACCTGGAATCAGCTCTTAAACTATAAAAGAAAATTCAACGATCATAATTTTGAATTCCTTTTAGGACATGAAAGCTATAAATTCATGTATGAATATCTGTACGGATATAAAAAAGGCCAGATTGTTGACGATAATGATGAGTTGATCAACTTTGTAACGCCTGCAACACTTACTTCCCGTACAGACAATTATAGAAAAGAAGGGGTGTTTTCAAGATTGAATTATGATTACAAATCAAAATATTTACTTTCAGGATCTATCCGTTGGGATGGCTCATCCAGATTTGCCAAAGATGTAAGATGGGATTCATTCTGGTCTGTTGGTGCAGGATGGAGAATAAAAGGAGAAGAGTTCTTAAGTAATTCTAACCTTGTCAGTGAACTGAAATTGAGAGGTTCATATGGTGAAGTTGGAAACGACAGAACAGACAGTTATTATATGTACAAAAGTACTTATACCTTAGGGTATAATAATGCTCAGGAACCTGGAATCTTATTTGGTTTCTTAGCAGATCCTACCATAACCTGGGAAGCTAATAAGCAAACTGATGTAGGGATTGATTTTGGATTTTTAAATAACAGAATTACAGGATCTGTAGAATACTATAACAGAGTTACTGAAGATTTGATCTTCCCCGTTCCTCTTCCAGTTTCTGCAGGTGTTCCGGATAATACGATCAGTAGAAATGTGGGAACAATGTATAACCGTGGATTTGAATTCAGTATTAATGCGGACGTTATTAAAACTCAAAATTTCACATGGAATATCAATGCGAATGCATCAACACTTAAAAACCAGGTTACAGAACTTACTGATGGGATCACGGAAATCATCAATGGAACGAAGAAAGTTTCTGTAGGACACTCAATATATGATTATTGGTTAAGACAGTGGTATGGAGTAGATCCGGCGGATGGTTCACCTTTATTCCTGGTTGCTGATGCATTTGCTAATACAACAGCGGCTGATATCAGAACGGTGAATGGCCAAAAAGTTACCACCAATTTTAATAAAGCAAAGTATGATTATTCCGGAACTGCAATTCCTGATTTGTTTGGAAGTTTTGGAACAGCGATTACTTATAAGCAGTGGTCATTGTCGGCAATGTTTACTTATCAGTTAGGCGGAAAAACCTATGACTCTAATTATGCGGCATTAATGTCTGCTTACTCACAAGGAGGAGCTTTAAGTACAGATATTCTGGATAGATGGACTACTCCGGGGCAGATTACAGATGTGCCTGCATTGAACTCGTCAACATATACAAGTTCAAATGCCGGTAATTCTTCAAGATGGCTGGTGAGCTCAGATTTTATAACATTGAGACAGGCTACATTAAGTTATAGCTTTGCTCCGGAAACTTTATCTCAACTTGGAGTATCAGGATTAAGAATTCTTGTTTCTGGTGAAAATTTATGGAGTAAAACAGCCAGAAAAGGATTGGAGCCAGCTCAGGCAGCCAACGGTACTGCATCAAACAGATATACTCCGGCGAGAGTGGTAACGATAGGGTTTAATGTGTCATTTTAA
- a CDS encoding RagB/SusD family nutrient uptake outer membrane protein, translating into MKNIKKQYIKWAVVLSVFTGMVSCESDYLETDPTTAASEEAAYSSAANLMAIVNGMHRDMYSRQNDSQGQNGQGGIMIMMDALADDLVFPSTGNGWYVSTVRWQDQVNESGSNDFYPYQFYYALIRNANLVIANGPSVPTPTAADAATIKTAIGEAYAFRAFCYYMLVQIYGKRYVPGANNTQLGVPIRLVANEIPLARNTVEEVYTQINKDLNEAATRLAGVTRATKSHFNDKVVLGLRARIALTQGNYAAAVTAAQSARAGFDLMDKTAYTAGFNNLAGNSEWMWGATIIADQGDTFSNFGAYMSRNFNSTNIRQAPKAINSKLYQMFLNKKDVRIDNFDPTGAHTALALPSTYSKFPYTSQKFIAASQADSRVDVPYMRAAEMYLIEAEALAKLGDEAGSKVALNTLGKRRFTDPDVNNYVGTSATGAAYLTEVLNTRRIELWGEGFRFLDLKRLNQGLDRTGANHSSVVTNNVMTVANTDLRWEFLIPRTEINANPLIVQNPL; encoded by the coding sequence ATGAAAAATATCAAAAAACAATATATAAAATGGGCTGTTGTTCTTTCAGTCTTTACAGGAATGGTTTCATGTGAAAGTGATTATCTTGAAACAGATCCTACGACTGCAGCCTCTGAAGAAGCGGCTTACTCAAGTGCAGCGAACCTTATGGCGATTGTAAACGGGATGCATAGAGATATGTACTCAAGACAAAATGATAGTCAGGGCCAGAATGGTCAGGGAGGTATCATGATTATGATGGATGCCTTGGCTGATGATCTTGTATTTCCATCTACAGGAAACGGCTGGTATGTATCAACAGTAAGATGGCAGGATCAGGTGAATGAAAGTGGGTCCAATGATTTTTACCCTTACCAGTTTTACTATGCGTTGATCAGAAATGCAAATTTAGTTATTGCTAATGGTCCTTCAGTTCCTACGCCAACTGCTGCTGATGCTGCTACTATTAAAACAGCAATTGGTGAAGCATATGCTTTCAGAGCTTTCTGTTATTATATGCTGGTTCAGATTTATGGTAAAAGATATGTGCCGGGTGCTAACAATACTCAACTTGGGGTTCCAATAAGGCTAGTGGCGAATGAAATACCTTTAGCAAGGAATACAGTTGAAGAGGTGTATACCCAGATCAACAAAGATCTTAATGAAGCAGCGACGAGACTTGCAGGAGTTACCAGAGCTACAAAATCGCATTTCAATGACAAAGTGGTTTTAGGATTAAGAGCCAGAATTGCATTGACACAGGGGAATTACGCTGCTGCTGTAACGGCTGCTCAGTCTGCTCGTGCAGGATTCGATTTGATGGATAAGACGGCTTATACTGCTGGATTCAACAATCTGGCAGGAAACAGTGAGTGGATGTGGGGAGCTACAATCATAGCAGATCAGGGAGATACATTTTCGAATTTTGGGGCATATATGTCAAGAAACTTTAACTCAACCAATATTCGCCAGGCTCCAAAAGCGATTAATAGTAAGTTATACCAGATGTTTCTCAATAAAAAAGATGTTAGAATTGATAATTTTGATCCGACAGGAGCACACACAGCTCTTGCTTTGCCTTCAACATATTCTAAATTTCCGTATACAAGTCAGAAATTTATAGCTGCAAGTCAGGCCGACAGCAGAGTTGATGTACCTTATATGAGGGCTGCTGAAATGTATCTCATAGAAGCAGAGGCTTTAGCAAAATTAGGTGACGAGGCAGGATCAAAAGTAGCATTGAATACATTAGGTAAAAGAAGATTTACTGATCCTGATGTTAATAATTATGTAGGGACTTCAGCTACAGGAGCTGCGTATCTTACAGAAGTACTTAACACTAGAAGGATTGAACTATGGGGTGAAGGTTTCAGATTCCTGGATCTGAAAAGACTTAATCAAGGTTTAGATAGAACAGGAGCGAACCATTCTTCTGTGGTTACTAATAACGTTATGACAGTTGCCAATACAGATTTACGTTGGGAATTCCTGATTCCAAGAACTGAGATCAATGCAAATCCATTGATTGTTCAAAACCCACTATAA
- a CDS encoding winged helix-turn-helix domain-containing protein, whose amino-acid sequence MIKINQLNKEFESRVRLGIMSVLMVNDWVDFSEMKALLEITDGNLASHSNALEKAGYIEVKKEFVGKKPKTSYRVTQSGRQAFTEHLDALEKLLGR is encoded by the coding sequence ATGATCAAAATAAATCAACTCAATAAAGAATTCGAAAGCCGTGTAAGACTGGGCATCATGTCCGTTCTTATGGTCAACGACTGGGTTGATTTTTCAGAAATGAAGGCTTTATTGGAAATTACAGATGGAAATCTTGCCAGTCACAGCAATGCGTTGGAGAAAGCAGGATATATTGAAGTAAAAAAAGAATTTGTCGGGAAGAAGCCCAAAACCTCTTATCGTGTTACACAGAGTGGAAGACAAGCATTTACCGAACATTTGGATGCTCTTGAAAAATTATTGGGACGATAG
- a CDS encoding Coq4 family protein, translating to MKKIRIQFLLFVYDKTQKLYRKYFKKKKRQWQFNEKQLLEFQEDSLGRKLGEFYRKHGFSMIPKMENHDVHHLITGCGTNFEDEIAMQYLLLGNGKLNAHLLAAIVLGTIILPEYVKIYIRAYRKGQNMRAFYHWDFEGLLNQKYEHVMDFIQQKETVVLH from the coding sequence ATGAAAAAAATACGCATTCAGTTTTTGCTTTTTGTGTACGACAAAACTCAAAAATTATACAGAAAATACTTTAAAAAGAAAAAAAGACAATGGCAGTTCAATGAAAAACAGCTGTTGGAATTTCAGGAAGATTCCCTGGGAAGAAAACTTGGTGAATTTTACAGAAAACACGGCTTTTCAATGATCCCCAAAATGGAAAACCATGATGTACACCACCTGATCACCGGTTGTGGGACCAACTTTGAAGATGAAATAGCCATGCAGTACCTGTTGTTAGGAAATGGTAAGCTCAATGCACATCTTTTGGCCGCAATCGTATTAGGAACAATTATTCTGCCTGAATATGTGAAAATTTATATCAGGGCCTATAGAAAGGGACAGAATATGCGCGCCTTTTATCACTGGGATTTTGAAGGATTGTTGAACCAGAAGTATGAACACGTAATGGATTTTATTCAACAGAAAGAAACTGTTGTTCTTCATTAA
- a CDS encoding DUF4173 domain-containing protein, producing the protein MKTHHYIFLTAILFVIVFYDQDMGLNLGILGIIYAVLTLFKIPEKNKTRTLYILFATSILSSIAFAWYGDFPSFIAVVSSLLLLGYKSKNRRLKILFLIPVFIVNCCTSFCRFFSFDEWLPKKNVPGLWQKTFAFIVIPLVLVSVFFGIYSAGSDHFAALFTDYELDINLWQVFCLFVLGFFIAFNYWNYAVEKLIYKNNHFLDNEFQKDSRIPKATYSFLDLSAERMSGVISFVMLNILLVFFIITYNYEQFYEAVKTPVQLSEETHERVNAVIMSIIMAILVIMFYFKSGFNFDPKAGLLKILAKIWIFLNVILVVSAAVKNYEYIVNYAFTYKRLGVFAFLLLSIVGLALTFIKIQKKKRNIFLVNTMVWYFYGTILVCSYFNWGGFITSQNMKRKDFAVNYHLTSINFSEKALLRYAEEKNDQKLKKTLQAKVKKETSKTFLSKIIYYQTIQ; encoded by the coding sequence ATGAAAACACATCACTATATATTTCTTACCGCCATCCTGTTTGTCATTGTCTTCTACGATCAGGATATGGGACTGAACCTTGGAATTCTGGGAATCATTTATGCCGTATTAACCCTGTTTAAGATTCCGGAGAAAAATAAAACAAGAACCCTGTATATTCTTTTTGCAACAAGCATTTTATCCAGTATTGCATTTGCGTGGTATGGAGATTTCCCTTCCTTTATTGCGGTGGTCAGTTCGCTGCTTTTGCTGGGATATAAATCAAAGAACAGAAGGCTGAAAATTCTCTTTTTGATTCCGGTTTTTATTGTGAATTGCTGCACTTCATTCTGCCGTTTTTTCAGTTTTGATGAATGGCTTCCCAAAAAGAATGTTCCCGGATTGTGGCAAAAGACATTCGCTTTCATTGTCATTCCGCTGGTGCTGGTTTCCGTTTTCTTTGGAATTTATTCCGCTGGAAGTGATCATTTTGCTGCCCTTTTCACAGATTATGAACTGGATATTAATCTGTGGCAGGTATTCTGTCTCTTTGTATTGGGTTTTTTTATTGCCTTCAATTACTGGAACTACGCTGTGGAAAAACTCATCTACAAAAACAACCACTTTTTGGATAATGAGTTTCAAAAAGATTCCCGGATACCGAAGGCTACCTATTCCTTTCTCGATCTCAGTGCCGAAAGAATGAGCGGAGTTATCTCTTTTGTTATGCTGAATATTTTACTGGTCTTTTTTATTATTACTTACAATTATGAACAGTTTTATGAAGCCGTAAAAACACCCGTTCAGCTTTCAGAAGAAACCCATGAAAGAGTGAATGCGGTAATTATGTCTATCATAATGGCTATTCTGGTTATCATGTTTTATTTTAAATCAGGATTTAATTTTGATCCGAAAGCAGGATTATTAAAAATCTTAGCCAAAATCTGGATTTTCCTCAATGTTATCCTTGTCGTGTCAGCCGCTGTTAAAAATTATGAGTACATCGTGAATTATGCATTCACTTATAAAAGACTGGGCGTTTTTGCTTTCCTGCTTTTATCAATAGTGGGTCTTGCTTTGACCTTTATTAAAATTCAAAAGAAGAAAAGAAACATATTCCTTGTCAATACAATGGTTTGGTATTTCTATGGAACCATTTTAGTATGCAGTTACTTCAATTGGGGAGGCTTCATTACTTCACAGAATATGAAAAGAAAAGATTTTGCAGTCAACTACCATTTAACTTCTATCAATTTCAGCGAAAAAGCCCTGTTGAGGTATGCAGAAGAAAAAAATGATCAGAAACTTAAAAAGACCTTGCAGGCGAAAGTGAAAAAAGAAACCTCCAAAACATTCCTTTCAAAGATTATTTACTATCAAACCATTCAATAG
- a CDS encoding DUF1361 domain-containing protein, whose translation MKKLVASSRFKINMLLILMTVFCFSLSAFRYYISDTKVFLFLNWNLFLAWIPLLLSSFILAFNIKSKISLIFIIVVWILFFPNSPYILTDLFHLRARNSIPIWYDLIVILSYAWTGLICGFISLNDIEKILSAYGKRSSINGVIIFFLFMSSFGVYLGRFLRWNSWDVLNNPFGLFSDIIVRFIYPLEYTKTWGVTVLMGIMLNFMYFTFKWVETNNERELKPENNLVE comes from the coding sequence ATGAAAAAGCTCGTTGCCTCTTCAAGGTTTAAAATCAATATGCTGCTGATATTGATGACTGTATTCTGTTTCAGTCTCTCTGCCTTCAGATATTATATAAGTGATACAAAGGTGTTTTTGTTTCTCAACTGGAATCTTTTTCTGGCATGGATTCCTTTATTACTAAGCTCTTTTATCCTTGCTTTTAATATCAAAAGTAAAATATCACTGATCTTTATTATTGTCGTCTGGATTTTGTTCTTCCCCAATTCACCCTATATTCTCACAGACCTCTTTCATCTGAGGGCGAGAAATTCAATACCGATATGGTATGATCTGATTGTCATTCTTTCCTATGCGTGGACGGGTCTGATCTGTGGTTTTATAAGTCTTAATGATATTGAAAAAATCCTTTCTGCTTATGGTAAGAGAAGCAGTATCAATGGGGTGATTATATTCTTTCTTTTCATGAGCAGTTTTGGAGTTTATTTGGGAAGATTTCTGAGATGGAACAGCTGGGATGTGCTCAATAATCCTTTTGGTCTGTTCTCTGATATTATAGTACGGTTTATTTATCCGCTGGAATATACCAAGACATGGGGTGTTACTGTTTTGATGGGAATTATGCTCAATTTTATGTATTTTACATTTAAATGGGTTGAAACAAATAACGAAAGAGAATTGAAGCCGGAAAATAATTTAGTAGAGTAG
- a CDS encoding S8/S53 family peptidase yields MKTKINLFALFAFCSSLSFGQESQPKLNQDQNSIIYVCFSKGINSEKTAFSRNADLERFSRENNISFKYDLDFTDRKLYEMARSSKAIGNSSESVEKLKRIYKADLPLQNEETTQKIIHSLERFPEIEYVSVMSAAPIEPPLVNAFVATPDLESIQTYLNDNPGINAKYAWSRGITGQNIRVRDVEYGFYKTHEMLTNQNSIQLEPGYSPNAGLANNNYRDHGTAVVSILGSIKDNIGLTGAAYSTSEIKGYMEWTTVGYNRASAVSRSINASQSGDIILYEMQTGGKDGQYCPAEYDKVIWDLTKAATDSGIIIIAAAGNGNQNLDDPFYATYLARGNSGAIIVGAGSPNTTHSKLSFSTYGNRVDVQGWGSSVLAAGYGSYAKYDNDNNRTYNYFSGTSSATPVVSSAAILIQSFYRQTTGQNLTPSAMKNLLISTGIPQGGTVTGQKIGPLPNVKNAILQLESKFATPVKTLSPLEVKIYPNPSSSTLAIQSTENKKLDFEIINLQGRTVIKSAVLPNEKIDISQLPMGQYIININEGQRRVVEKFTKL; encoded by the coding sequence ATGAAAACAAAAATCAACCTTTTCGCATTGTTTGCGTTCTGCTCTTCCCTATCTTTTGGTCAGGAAAGCCAGCCCAAACTTAATCAGGATCAAAATTCAATCATCTATGTATGCTTTTCAAAAGGCATCAATTCAGAAAAAACTGCATTCAGCAGAAATGCTGATCTGGAGAGATTTTCAAGAGAAAATAACATTTCATTTAAGTACGATCTGGATTTTACAGACCGCAAACTTTATGAAATGGCCAGAAGCAGCAAAGCAATTGGAAACTCCTCAGAATCTGTAGAAAAGCTGAAAAGAATTTATAAGGCTGATCTGCCTCTTCAAAACGAAGAAACTACTCAAAAAATCATTCACAGTCTTGAAAGATTCCCTGAAATAGAATATGTATCTGTGATGAGTGCGGCTCCTATTGAACCTCCTTTGGTAAATGCTTTTGTAGCCACACCTGATCTGGAAAGTATTCAGACTTATCTGAATGACAATCCGGGAATCAATGCAAAATATGCTTGGTCAAGAGGAATCACCGGACAGAATATTCGTGTAAGGGATGTTGAATATGGTTTTTACAAAACTCATGAGATGCTTACCAACCAAAATTCTATACAGCTTGAACCGGGATATTCTCCGAATGCAGGATTAGCTAATAATAACTACCGTGACCACGGAACTGCAGTGGTGAGTATTTTAGGTTCAATAAAAGATAACATTGGGCTTACGGGTGCTGCCTACAGTACTTCTGAAATAAAAGGATATATGGAATGGACCACTGTGGGATACAACAGAGCTTCCGCTGTGAGCAGATCTATTAATGCTTCCCAGTCAGGCGACATTATTTTATATGAAATGCAGACAGGAGGAAAAGACGGCCAGTATTGTCCTGCAGAGTATGACAAAGTAATCTGGGATCTTACGAAAGCAGCTACCGATTCAGGAATTATTATCATTGCCGCTGCAGGTAACGGAAATCAGAATCTGGATGATCCGTTTTATGCAACTTATCTTGCCAGAGGAAATAGCGGTGCTATCATTGTAGGAGCAGGGTCTCCCAATACCACCCATTCAAAATTAAGCTTCAGTACTTATGGAAACAGAGTGGATGTTCAGGGCTGGGGAAGCAGTGTTCTTGCTGCAGGCTATGGTTCTTATGCCAAATATGATAATGATAACAACAGGACTTATAATTATTTTAGTGGGACAAGTTCTGCAACCCCTGTAGTATCTTCTGCAGCTATTTTAATTCAGTCTTTCTATCGTCAGACTACAGGTCAGAACCTGACACCCTCTGCGATGAAAAACCTCTTGATTTCTACAGGAATTCCTCAGGGAGGAACTGTAACCGGTCAGAAAATCGGACCTCTTCCTAATGTAAAAAATGCGATACTGCAATTGGAAAGTAAATTTGCTACCCCTGTAAAAACATTGTCTCCGCTGGAGGTTAAAATCTACCCTAATCCATCCAGCAGTACTCTTGCTATTCAAAGTACAGAAAACAAAAAGCTGGATTTTGAAATCATCAATCTTCAGGGGCGTACAGTGATCAAAAGTGCTGTTTTGCCTAATGAAAAAATTGATATTTCACAACTGCCAATGGGTCAATATATCATCAATATTAATGAAGGCCAAAGAAGGGTTGTTGAGAAATTCACAAAACTATAA
- the dtd gene encoding D-aminoacyl-tRNA deacylase: protein MKIVIQRVSEASVKVDGKIVGEIGKGLMLLVGVDENDEKTDADWLVQKVLNLRIFGDEEGKLNLSVKDISGEILCISQFTLIADYKKGNRPSFIKAAKPDKAIPLFDYFKEEIAQSGLKMESGIFGADMKVSLVNDGPVTIVMDSVTKG, encoded by the coding sequence ATGAAGATCGTTATACAGAGAGTCTCTGAAGCCAGTGTAAAAGTAGACGGAAAAATTGTTGGTGAAATCGGAAAAGGATTAATGCTGCTGGTAGGTGTGGATGAAAATGATGAAAAAACAGATGCAGACTGGCTTGTACAGAAGGTTTTAAACCTAAGAATCTTTGGAGATGAAGAGGGTAAACTTAATCTTTCTGTCAAAGATATTTCAGGAGAAATCCTTTGCATCAGCCAATTTACATTGATTGCAGATTACAAAAAAGGCAATCGCCCGTCTTTCATAAAAGCAGCAAAACCTGATAAAGCTATACCTCTTTTTGATTATTTTAAAGAAGAAATAGCGCAATCCGGATTAAAGATGGAAAGTGGAATCTTCGGAGCGGACATGAAGGTTTCTCTGGTCAACGATGGACCTGTCACGATCGTAATGGATTCGGTTACCAAAGGCTAA
- the greA gene encoding transcription elongation factor GreA, which yields MASYVTKEGLEKMKAELEQLETVERPKITQQIAEARDKGDLSENAEYDAAKEAQGMLEMRISKLKDVISTSKIIDESQLDTSKVSILTTVKLKNNATKQEQVFTLVPDNESDLKTGRISVNTPIAKGLLGKAVGETAEITLPNGNKLSFEVLDISL from the coding sequence ATGGCAAGCTATGTAACTAAGGAGGGCCTAGAGAAAATGAAAGCTGAGCTGGAACAGTTGGAAACTGTAGAGAGACCAAAAATCACTCAGCAGATCGCGGAAGCAAGGGACAAAGGTGATTTGTCAGAAAATGCAGAGTACGATGCAGCTAAAGAGGCTCAGGGGATGCTTGAAATGAGAATTTCTAAGCTGAAAGACGTTATCTCTACTTCTAAAATTATAGACGAAAGCCAATTAGATACTTCAAAAGTTTCCATCTTAACAACAGTGAAACTTAAAAATAATGCTACCAAGCAAGAGCAGGTATTTACATTGGTACCGGATAACGAAAGTGACCTGAAGACAGGAAGAATTTCTGTAAACACTCCTATTGCAAAAGGTCTGTTGGGAAAAGCTGTGGGCGAAACTGCCGAAATTACTTTACCAAACGGAAACAAACTGTCTTTTGAAGTATTAGACATTTCTTTATAG
- a CDS encoding HIT family protein, whose amino-acid sequence MSTIFTKIINGEIPSYKIAENENFIAFLDAMPLVKGHTLVVPKKEVDLIFDLESEEYKNLWGFAQEVAKKIKTAIPCVRVGVAVVGLEVPHAHIHLIPLNKVEDMNFRNERLKLTNEEYTEIQHSIINS is encoded by the coding sequence ATGAGCACTATATTCACAAAGATCATCAATGGCGAGATTCCCTCCTATAAGATTGCAGAAAATGAAAACTTTATTGCGTTCTTAGATGCAATGCCTTTGGTGAAAGGACATACTTTAGTAGTTCCGAAAAAAGAAGTGGATTTGATTTTTGATCTTGAAAGTGAAGAATACAAAAACCTTTGGGGATTTGCTCAAGAGGTAGCCAAGAAGATCAAAACTGCAATTCCATGTGTAAGAGTAGGAGTAGCGGTGGTAGGACTTGAAGTTCCTCATGCACACATCCATCTGATTCCTTTAAACAAGGTGGAAGACATGAATTTTAGAAATGAAAGATTAAAATTAACGAACGAAGAATATACAGAGATTCAACACTCAATTATTAATTCTTAA